One region of Limnospira fusiformis SAG 85.79 genomic DNA includes:
- a CDS encoding type I restriction-modification enzyme R subunit C-terminal domain-containing protein, whose protein sequence is MKIQLADGKEREIQHTLATSFWSPDGKPLSAAEFIKGLFGTLPELFQDENQLRELWSSPDTRQNLLDSLTERGYSGEDLLKISRIIDAEKSDIYDVLAYIAYATPPITRSQRVLAQKRLIFSHYDDKQQEFLEFVLEQYMKEGVQELREDKLGSLLELKYHGLRDAVAQLGKVGDIRQVFISFQQYLYKAS, encoded by the coding sequence GTGAAAATCCAACTGGCAGACGGCAAAGAACGCGAGATCCAGCACACCTTAGCGACCAGTTTCTGGAGTCCCGACGGGAAACCGTTATCAGCGGCTGAGTTTATCAAGGGTCTGTTTGGCACTCTCCCGGAACTGTTCCAAGATGAAAACCAACTGCGGGAACTGTGGAGCAGCCCTGATACCCGCCAGAACCTGTTAGACAGCCTGACGGAGAGGGGCTACAGTGGCGAGGACTTGCTGAAAATTAGCCGCATTATCGACGCGGAAAAAAGCGATATTTATGACGTGCTGGCTTATATCGCCTATGCTACGCCTCCGATAACTCGCAGCCAGAGGGTTCTCGCCCAAAAACGCCTGATTTTTTCCCACTATGACGACAAACAACAGGAGTTTTTAGAGTTTGTCCTTGAGCAGTACATGAAAGAGGGGGTGCAGGAATTGAGGGAAGATAAGCTAGGGTCACTGCTGGAACTGAAATATCACGGACTCCGGGATGCTGTGGCTCAATTGGGGAAGGTTGGCGATATCCGGCAAGTTTTTATCAGCTTCCAGCAATATCTCTATAAAGCTAGTTGA